The following coding sequences lie in one Myxococcales bacterium genomic window:
- a CDS encoding outer membrane lipoprotein carrier protein LolA: MNKTRIYGVSSVEVFMSSATLRLLVCVPAISACLAAAPTAYAAEVDAETVAARVQAFYDQTRSVGADFVQTYFHKLYSRYDRSDGTVLFVRPGKMRWDYAQPNGKIMISDGKQLRIYEPGEDGAKGQVFEQKIDRSDLPQALGFLLGTSRLSDDFRFRLLKASGWKYQGHVLELRPKVKNPAYKQVLFFVDAHPDRLGVVHRVLIVDHTGNRNKFEFSHLRFNRPFAKDAFSWRAPKGTRVIRP, encoded by the coding sequence GTGAATAAGACTCGTATATATGGCGTCTCATCGGTCGAGGTTTTCATGAGCTCAGCAACGCTACGGCTTTTAGTGTGCGTGCCGGCTATCTCGGCATGTTTAGCGGCGGCACCGACAGCATACGCAGCCGAAGTGGATGCCGAAACGGTTGCCGCCCGCGTCCAAGCTTTTTACGACCAAACTCGAAGTGTGGGCGCCGACTTTGTGCAGACATACTTCCACAAGCTTTATAGTCGGTACGATCGCTCAGACGGGACCGTACTGTTTGTGCGGCCAGGGAAAATGCGTTGGGACTATGCACAGCCGAACGGAAAGATCATGATCAGTGACGGTAAGCAACTCCGCATTTACGAGCCAGGAGAGGACGGAGCCAAGGGACAGGTCTTTGAGCAAAAAATCGATCGCTCAGATTTGCCGCAAGCGTTGGGATTCTTACTGGGCACCAGTCGATTGTCCGACGATTTTAGGTTCCGGCTGCTTAAAGCTTCGGGATGGAAGTATCAGGGCCATGTGCTTGAGCTTCGCCCGAAGGTGAAAAACCCGGCTTACAAGCAAGTCCTTTTCTTCGTGGATGCACATCCCGACCGCTTGGGTGTAGTGCATCGCGTCCTTATTGTCGATCACACCGGCAATCGCAACAAGTTCGAGTTTAGCCATTTGCGTTTCAACCGTCCCTTCGCTAAGGATGCCTTTAGCTGGCGGGCCCCCAAAGGGACGCGGGTGATTCGTCCGTAG
- a CDS encoding glycosyltransferase family 2 protein, with the protein MLDSALLGMRAMLGGKCITALVPAHNEALHLRATVDGIPTFVDQVIIIEDGSRDGTLEVARALLSDRVHLIQHSRRRGVGAALQSGYRRAFGGQTDVAVVMAGDGQMHPDDLHRLVDPILAGEADYTKGNRLAHSTYHRMPRLRRFGTRAFSMLTHWCTGLRVQDSQCGYTALSREAYHALGMPSLWPGYGYVNDILARCAHHGLRVRDVIVRPVYGAERSGLKLYHAFFVVPFVLVRSVLRRGMRGSALLAKARATSTVD; encoded by the coding sequence ATGTTGGACTCCGCTTTGCTAGGCATGCGAGCTATGCTGGGCGGCAAATGCATCACGGCGTTGGTCCCTGCGCACAACGAGGCGCTTCATCTCCGAGCCACAGTGGACGGCATCCCAACTTTTGTCGACCAAGTGATTATTATTGAAGACGGGAGTCGCGACGGGACGCTTGAGGTGGCCCGTGCTCTGCTTTCAGATCGGGTGCATCTGATCCAGCATTCGCGCAGACGCGGCGTAGGCGCAGCGCTTCAGAGTGGCTATCGGCGCGCCTTTGGCGGGCAGACGGATGTCGCGGTCGTGATGGCAGGCGATGGACAGATGCACCCTGACGATTTGCATAGACTCGTCGATCCGATTTTAGCAGGCGAGGCAGACTACACCAAAGGCAATCGCCTCGCCCACAGTACCTATCATCGTATGCCGCGGCTGAGACGCTTCGGAACGCGCGCATTTTCCATGCTCACACATTGGTGCACGGGATTGCGTGTACAAGATTCCCAATGCGGGTATACCGCCTTGAGCAGGGAAGCCTATCACGCACTTGGCATGCCTTCACTCTGGCCGGGTTATGGCTATGTCAACGACATTTTGGCACGCTGTGCGCACCACGGGCTGAGGGTGCGGGATGTGATCGTGCGCCCGGTATATGGCGCCGAACGCAGCGGGTTGAAACTCTACCATGCGTTTTTCGTAGTGCCCTTTGTGCTCGTGCGTTCCGTTCTTCGGCGAGGTATGAGAGGCTCTGCGCTGCTCGCAAAGGCGCGGGCGACGAGCACGGTGGACTGA
- a CDS encoding glycosyltransferase family 4 protein produces MKLLLATTSYPRFEGDSAGGFVRDMALALRDRGHTITVLAPEPAMKRTMPLSDSGIRLCHVPYIRPRRWARTFYGAGVLDNLKSGDAAAWFGLIPYMARLDVTLKRETSDVDAIISHWAIPSGLLAARHRSNHPHIAVLHSADVYALRQIPWGTRLAAYVMERSDHMVFVSKHLGELFLALLPVQKRAHGEKKITVMPMGITRPERMPMPRAHLRAQLGLKKFTVLMLTRLVPVKGIDVALTALANMPDVELLVGGEGPLLAQLRAKGIQQGTSVRWLGHISQEDRAQVLCASDVLLVPSRVLASGRTEGMPCAILEAMDAGLAVIASSVGGIPEWVTSGQTGWTVLPERPELLRQAVQHAKENPQLRAALAARARASVQHLTWEHQAQMYERFFTPGTRHVRQMHTTDESPASLWGPAS; encoded by the coding sequence ATGAAGTTGCTGCTGGCGACCACCAGCTACCCGCGCTTTGAGGGTGATAGCGCGGGCGGTTTTGTCAGAGATATGGCGCTGGCGCTTCGAGACCGCGGTCATACGATCACCGTGCTAGCCCCAGAGCCGGCAATGAAACGGACTATGCCACTTTCCGATAGCGGCATAAGATTGTGTCACGTGCCCTACATACGGCCCCGACGCTGGGCGCGCACCTTTTATGGTGCCGGTGTGCTCGATAATCTCAAGAGCGGCGATGCGGCCGCTTGGTTCGGTCTGATTCCATATATGGCGCGGCTCGATGTCACGCTCAAGCGCGAGACGTCAGATGTGGATGCGATCATCAGTCATTGGGCAATTCCTTCAGGACTCTTGGCGGCCCGACATCGCAGCAACCACCCGCACATCGCCGTCCTCCACTCCGCGGATGTCTACGCGTTGAGGCAGATTCCGTGGGGAACTAGGCTTGCAGCGTATGTCATGGAACGCTCCGATCACATGGTGTTTGTCTCAAAGCACCTGGGTGAGCTGTTCTTGGCGCTCTTGCCCGTGCAGAAGCGCGCCCACGGCGAGAAGAAAATCACCGTCATGCCTATGGGCATCACGCGCCCGGAGCGAATGCCGATGCCGAGAGCGCACTTACGGGCCCAACTTGGTTTAAAGAAGTTCACGGTGCTGATGCTCACGCGCCTCGTTCCAGTCAAAGGCATCGATGTCGCATTGACGGCGCTTGCGAATATGCCGGATGTAGAGCTCTTGGTTGGAGGAGAAGGGCCTCTTTTGGCACAGCTACGCGCAAAGGGCATCCAGCAGGGCACCAGCGTGCGGTGGCTGGGGCACATTAGCCAAGAGGATCGCGCGCAAGTTCTTTGCGCAAGTGATGTGCTGCTCGTGCCTTCGCGCGTGCTAGCGTCCGGCCGCACCGAGGGAATGCCGTGCGCGATTTTGGAGGCAATGGATGCGGGTCTTGCCGTAATCGCCTCTTCGGTGGGCGGTATTCCGGAATGGGTAACATCCGGGCAGACGGGTTGGACGGTTCTTCCCGAACGACCGGAGTTACTTCGGCAAGCGGTTCAGCATGCCAAAGAGAATCCCCAGCTGCGGGCGGCTCTAGCTGCCCGGGCGCGAGCTTCCGTCCAGCACCTGACATGGGAACACCAGGCTCAGATGTACGAACGTTTCTTCACGCCCGGCACGCGGCACGTGCGCCAGATGCATACTACGGACGAATCACCCGCGTCCCTTTGGGGGCCCGCCAGCTAA